A window of Thunnus thynnus chromosome 17, fThuThy2.1, whole genome shotgun sequence contains these coding sequences:
- the yipf2 gene encoding protein YIPF2, with the protein MASPNDLQFQEFEEAAELLSADPGASTLGISASNTANTAVAAAAGGGGGGGGEDVKLDLSDDEEGQEESSELLGGQKPAGGFWTFEYYQSFFNVDTVQVLDRVKGSVMPLPGRNFIKHHLRSNPDLYGPFWICVTLVFSVAISGNLSTFLSEMGNPTYHYRPQFHRVTIAAVVIFMYAWLVPIGLWGFLTWRQGAERQIGGYSFLETVCVYGYSLFIYIPTSVLWIIPFEWLRWTLILVAMVISGSVLVLTFWPVVRDDTKVMAVATVVTIVVLHTLLAIGCKMYFFQTAVHIPTPAPTTPPIHMTLATKSH; encoded by the exons ATGGCCAGTCCAAATGATCTACAATTCCAAG AGTTTGAAGAAGCAGCAGAGCTGCTGTCTGCAGACCCGGGGGCATCCACACTCGGTATATCTGCCTCAAACACTGCCAACACAGcggtggcagcagcagcaggaggaggaggaggaggaggaggagaggatgtgaAATTAGACCTATCAGATGATGAGGAGGGTCaggaggagagctcagag CTCTTAGGAGGACAGAAACCAGCTGGTGGCTTCTGGACCTTTGAGTACTATCAGTCTTTCTTCAATGTGGACACAGTGCAG GTACTGGACAGAGTTAAGGGGTCAGTCATGCCGTTACCTGGAAGGAACTTTATCAAACACCACCTTAGGAGTAACCCAGATCTGTACG gtcCATTCTGGATCTGTGTGACTCTAGTGTTCTCAGTAGCAATCAGCGGGAATCTGTCCACGTTCCTCAGCGAGATGGGAAACCCTACGTACCACTACAGACCACAGTTCCACAGAG TAACAATAGCTGCAGTAGTGATCTTCATGTACGCCTGGCTGGTGCCGATTGGTTTATGGGGTTTCCTGACCTGGAGGCAAGGGGCTGAGAGGCAGATTGGAGGCTACTCCTTCctggagactgtgtgtgtctatggCTACTCCCTCTTTATCTACATCCCCACCTCG GTTTTGTGGATCATACCATTCGAGTGGTTGCGCTGGACACTGAtcctggttgccatggtgatctCTGGCTCAGTCCTGGTCCTCACCTTCTGGCCCGTCGTCCGTGACGACACCAAGGTGATGGCAGTCGCTACAGTTGTGACCATAGTGGTTTTACACACGCTGCTGGCAATCGGCTGCAAG atgtacTTCTTCCAGACGGCTGTACACATACCAACACCGGCCCCAACAACCCCCCCAATTCACATGACACTGGCCACCAAATCCCACTGA